One window of the Coleofasciculus sp. FACHB-1120 genome contains the following:
- a CDS encoding SGNH/GDSL hydrolase family protein yields MSFQKVFSSLRVVFLVSALPLSAIAGLPTAVKAASLSPQNFNEIYVFGDSLSDDGNLFDTTKGYIPTSPVYSDGRFSNGPVWVDYLAQYLGLTSNSNINLAYGGATTGDSNVLNNIVPRVVLNLPGLQQQINNFKNANLPANPDALYIVWAGGNDYIGGGVTNAAIPVGNLSTAVTSLATFGAKNIMVVNLPDLGKLPDTRTNSNSANLSALTATHNSGLAATLNGLSQNLGDSINIISLDANFLFDRVIANPSEFGLRNVTEACLDKLFACAVNADKFLFWDNIHPTTTAHKILGKYAFSVLGQQTEASAIASNNQLLRQSASATLTPALVSDSQKSVPEPASTFGILAFGALGAGLVLKRQQTKASSIKTEV; encoded by the coding sequence ATGTCCTTCCAAAAAGTGTTTTCTAGCCTGAGGGTAGTATTTCTTGTGAGTGCGTTACCCCTCAGCGCGATCGCTGGGTTGCCAACAGCAGTAAAAGCAGCAAGCTTATCGCCTCAGAATTTTAATGAAATTTATGTTTTCGGTGACAGCCTTTCAGATGATGGAAATCTGTTTGATACTACGAAAGGATATATTCCTACAAGCCCGGTTTACTCGGATGGACGTTTTTCCAATGGCCCAGTTTGGGTAGACTATCTCGCCCAATATTTAGGATTAACCTCAAATTCCAATATTAATCTCGCTTACGGTGGTGCAACTACGGGAGACAGTAACGTTTTGAACAATATCGTTCCTCGTGTAGTGTTGAATTTACCGGGCTTGCAGCAGCAGATTAATAACTTCAAAAACGCCAATTTACCGGCTAATCCGGATGCGTTATATATCGTATGGGCGGGTGGCAATGACTACATCGGTGGTGGCGTAACTAATGCTGCCATACCAGTCGGAAATTTATCGACGGCAGTAACGTCACTTGCTACATTCGGCGCTAAAAATATCATGGTGGTCAACTTGCCAGATTTGGGGAAACTCCCGGACACCCGGACAAACTCGAATTCAGCCAATCTCAGCGCCTTGACAGCAACTCATAACTCCGGGTTAGCCGCAACTCTCAATGGTTTGAGCCAGAACCTAGGTGACAGCATCAATATTATCTCCCTTGATGCTAATTTTCTATTCGATCGGGTCATCGCTAATCCGAGCGAATTCGGTTTGAGAAATGTTACTGAGGCTTGTTTAGACAAATTATTTGCCTGTGCTGTTAATGCAGACAAGTTTTTGTTCTGGGACAACATCCATCCGACGACGACTGCTCATAAGATATTAGGAAAATATGCCTTTTCAGTGCTAGGGCAACAGACTGAGGCATCTGCGATCGCTAGTAATAATCAGCTATTAAGACAATCCGCCTCTGCAACGCTGACGCCTGCACTGGTTTCCGACTCCCAGAAAAGCGTTCCTGAACCGGCTTCTACGTTCGGTATATTAGCGTTTGGTGCTTTAGGCGCGGGTTTGGTGCTGAAACGCCAACAGACAAAAGCCAGCTCAATCAAGACTGAAGTATAA
- the nblB gene encoding phycobilisome degradation protein NblB, producing the protein MSITPESVRELLGSENFGDRIRGINQLRQLERAIAFELVQPAVTDSNTRVRYAAVSQMDTLGQEDLQTSLSVLRDRLFNDSEADVQAAAADALGALQLKEAFEDLQQVYNQTPEWLVKFSIVAALGEMGDSRGFELLEEALTSGNELVQTAAISSLGELGDPRAVPLIAPYSTHSDWQIRYRVVQALNRLGGAEARSILEALAKDEVEQVAQEAQTCLKSA; encoded by the coding sequence ATGAGCATTACCCCTGAGTCTGTTAGAGAATTGCTGGGTTCAGAAAATTTTGGCGATCGCATTCGTGGCATTAACCAGCTGCGCCAGCTGGAAAGGGCGATCGCGTTTGAGCTGGTGCAACCCGCTGTGACAGACAGCAACACTCGCGTTAGATATGCTGCTGTCAGCCAGATGGATACTCTGGGACAAGAAGATTTACAAACATCTTTGAGTGTTTTGCGCGATCGCTTATTCAATGACTCGGAAGCAGATGTCCAAGCTGCTGCCGCTGATGCTTTGGGAGCGCTACAGTTAAAAGAAGCTTTCGAGGACTTGCAGCAAGTTTACAATCAAACCCCAGAGTGGCTCGTTAAGTTCAGCATTGTTGCGGCTTTGGGAGAAATGGGCGACAGCAGAGGGTTTGAACTCCTAGAAGAAGCCCTCACCTCTGGTAACGAATTAGTCCAAACTGCTGCTATCTCTTCACTGGGAGAACTCGGAGATCCGCGTGCAGTTCCCCTGATTGCTCCCTACTCTACCCATTCGGATTGGCAGATCCGCTACCGGGTGGTACAGGCGCTCAATCGCCTAGGTGGCGCAGAAGCACGCTCGATATTAGAAGCTCTAGCGAAAGATGAAGTCGAGCAAGTAGCTCAGGAAGCACAAACTTGTTTAAAATCTGCTTAA
- a CDS encoding type I glyceraldehyde-3-phosphate dehydrogenase, producing MIRVAINGFGRIGRNFMRCWLGRENSHIEVVAINDTSDPKTNSHLLKYDSMMGKFNADISYDDNSITVNGKTIKCTSDRNPENLPWKDWEIDLIIESTGVFTSKEGASKHIKAGAKKVLITAPGKNDDGTFVVGVNEKEYDHDKHVVISNASCTTNCLAPVAKVLHEQFGIIKGTMTTTHSYTGDQRLLDASHRDLRRARAAALNIVPTSTGAAKAVALVLPELKGKLNGIALRVPTPNVSVVDLVIQVEKQTFTDEVNQALKAAAEGPMKGILEYNELELVSSDYRGTDASSIVDASLTMVMGGDLVKVISWYDNEWGYSQRVVDLAELVGEKWKA from the coding sequence GTGATTAGAGTAGCGATCAACGGTTTTGGGCGCATCGGACGTAACTTTATGCGATGCTGGCTGGGTCGGGAAAATAGCCATATAGAAGTCGTCGCTATCAACGACACTTCTGACCCAAAAACCAACTCCCACTTGCTGAAATATGATTCAATGATGGGGAAGTTTAACGCTGATATCAGTTACGATGACAACTCCATCACTGTTAACGGCAAAACGATTAAATGCACATCGGATCGCAACCCAGAAAACTTGCCCTGGAAAGATTGGGAAATTGACCTGATTATCGAATCAACAGGCGTCTTTACCAGCAAGGAAGGGGCATCCAAGCATATAAAGGCTGGAGCTAAGAAAGTTCTGATTACCGCTCCCGGTAAAAATGATGACGGCACCTTTGTGGTAGGCGTCAACGAGAAAGAATATGACCACGACAAGCATGTTGTGATCAGCAATGCTAGCTGCACCACCAACTGCCTAGCACCTGTTGCCAAAGTGCTGCACGAACAGTTCGGCATTATCAAAGGCACGATGACCACCACCCACAGCTATACCGGCGACCAGCGTTTACTGGATGCTTCTCACCGGGATTTGCGGCGGGCACGGGCGGCAGCGCTCAACATTGTTCCTACCTCAACGGGTGCCGCTAAAGCAGTTGCTTTGGTGTTGCCAGAGCTGAAGGGCAAGCTGAATGGGATTGCTTTGCGGGTGCCAACTCCAAACGTTTCCGTAGTGGATTTGGTGATTCAAGTCGAGAAGCAGACCTTCACTGATGAAGTGAACCAAGCGCTGAAAGCTGCCGCTGAAGGCCCAATGAAAGGCATTCTGGAATACAACGAACTGGAGCTAGTCTCTAGCGATTATCGGGGTACCGATGCTTCTTCCATCGTGGATGCCAGCCTAACGATGGTTATGGGCGGAGACTTGGTTAAAGTTATCTCTTGGTACGACAACGAGTGGGGTTACTCTCAGCGGGTTGTAGACTTGGCTGAACTGGTGGGTGAGAAGTGGAAAGCTTAA
- a CDS encoding exosortase-dependent surface protein XDP2, producing MKLQQTSAFISLVAGSLLAFSATSAQAFSPFDFGTTFSPKPADPKKDIKLEAVTFDGATIKDFLLVTDAKIIKNDHTTGQQQGPASSDHGDGTVSDPSLPQGPKKENPTAADIVASLGNLNLNSIIDTEDDYATSIIEVFFGQATDTFFFWERGNPKAGDTQTAGNSDLFVESLDKFGNVLEAFKITRDMWEYAGFDINTKEINENQKVGSLGLKATQKAVGLRLSSFKGHNGPDFKVVAQNVSVPEPASLAGLGMVAGALVVSRRRRQAAKVS from the coding sequence ATGAAACTTCAACAGACTTCAGCTTTTATAAGCTTAGTGGCTGGCAGCCTTCTAGCTTTTTCGGCAACTTCGGCTCAAGCTTTCTCTCCTTTTGATTTTGGCACCACCTTCTCTCCAAAGCCTGCTGACCCCAAGAAGGATATCAAGCTAGAGGCAGTTACTTTTGATGGCGCTACAATCAAAGACTTCTTGCTGGTTACAGATGCCAAAATCATCAAAAATGACCATACAACTGGTCAACAGCAGGGTCCAGCCAGTTCCGACCACGGCGATGGTACAGTCAGCGACCCCTCTCTGCCGCAGGGACCTAAAAAGGAAAACCCCACGGCTGCTGATATCGTTGCTAGCTTAGGCAACTTGAATCTCAACAGCATCATTGATACTGAAGACGATTATGCAACATCTATAATCGAAGTTTTCTTCGGGCAGGCAACAGACACATTCTTCTTCTGGGAACGAGGCAATCCAAAGGCTGGGGATACTCAGACAGCTGGAAACAGCGATTTATTCGTTGAGTCTCTGGATAAATTTGGAAACGTGCTAGAGGCGTTCAAGATTACCAGAGATATGTGGGAGTATGCTGGCTTCGATATCAACACCAAAGAAATCAACGAAAATCAGAAAGTTGGTTCTTTAGGTCTGAAAGCGACACAGAAAGCTGTGGGTCTTCGCCTGTCAAGCTTCAAGGGTCATAATGGTCCTGACTTTAAGGTAGTTGCTCAAAATGTGAGCGTGCCTGAACCAGCAAGCCTTGCGGGTTTAGGAATGGTAGCAGGTGCTTTAGTAGTTTCTCGCCGCCGCCGTCAAGCTGCTAAAGTTTCCTAA
- a CDS encoding M28 family peptidase, with the protein MALLDYDNLFNTIEELVLHHSPSGAEEEIDQLLMSRFKALGVEVWQDNAGNIIAKIAGQKQDRGIAITAHKDEIGGIVKQVGDEGRVEVRRLGGAFPWVYGEGAVDLLGDEQTITGILSFGSRHISHESPQKSQQEDKPVRWEDAWVETKCTSEELEIAGIRPGTRMVVGKHRKRPVRLNDWIASYTLDNKASVAILLALAETVKQPPVDIYLVASAKEEVGAIGAMYFTQKQRVDALIALEICPLAPEYPIADGNAPVLLSQDGYGIYDEALNYQLRQVAKNLKIPVQLATLSGFGSDGSIAMKFGHVARAACLAFPTQNTHGYEIAHLGAIANCTHILRAYCETDFSPSSTATDN; encoded by the coding sequence ATGGCTTTGTTGGATTACGACAATCTATTTAACACCATTGAAGAATTAGTGCTGCACCATTCTCCCAGCGGTGCGGAAGAAGAAATTGACCAATTGTTGATGAGTCGATTTAAAGCGCTGGGAGTCGAAGTTTGGCAGGATAATGCCGGGAATATCATTGCGAAAATTGCCGGTCAAAAGCAAGACAGAGGCATCGCTATCACCGCCCACAAAGACGAAATTGGCGGAATTGTCAAACAAGTCGGCGACGAGGGACGGGTAGAAGTCCGCAGGCTGGGAGGCGCGTTTCCGTGGGTTTATGGTGAGGGCGCTGTAGATTTACTGGGAGATGAACAAACGATTACCGGGATTCTGTCTTTTGGATCGCGCCACATTTCCCACGAATCTCCCCAAAAATCCCAGCAGGAAGACAAACCAGTGCGCTGGGAAGACGCTTGGGTGGAAACCAAATGCACCTCCGAAGAATTAGAAATAGCTGGAATTCGACCGGGAACCCGAATGGTAGTCGGGAAGCATCGTAAGCGTCCGGTGCGGTTGAATGATTGGATTGCCAGTTACACGCTGGATAATAAAGCGTCCGTCGCAATTTTGTTAGCGCTGGCTGAAACGGTAAAACAGCCACCAGTTGATATTTATCTGGTGGCATCTGCGAAGGAGGAAGTCGGCGCAATTGGCGCAATGTACTTTACTCAGAAGCAGCGTGTAGATGCTTTGATTGCGCTGGAAATCTGCCCTTTGGCTCCGGAATACCCAATCGCCGATGGGAACGCGCCGGTGCTGCTTTCCCAAGATGGTTACGGGATCTACGATGAAGCTTTAAATTATCAGTTGCGGCAAGTTGCCAAGAATCTGAAGATCCCCGTGCAATTGGCGACGTTGAGCGGTTTTGGCAGCGATGGCTCAATTGCAATGAAGTTCGGTCATGTTGCCCGTGCTGCGTGTCTGGCGTTTCCGACGCAAAACACACATGGCTACGAGATTGCCCATTTAGGCGCGATCGCAAACTGTACACATATCCTTCGCGCCTACTGCGAAACCGACTTTAGCCCTTCGTCAACAGCAACTGATAACTGA
- a CDS encoding CBS domain-containing protein: MPKTVADVMSRDPIVVRPETPLKEAIQILAERHISGLPVVEQTGKLVGVISETDLMWQEKGVTPPAYIMFLDSVIYLQNPATFERDLHKSLGQTVGEVMTQDAITITEEKPLREAAALMHERNVRRLPVIDKNAQVIGILTRGDIVRAMASEVD; this comes from the coding sequence ATGCCCAAAACTGTAGCCGATGTTATGAGTCGTGACCCAATCGTGGTACGGCCTGAAACGCCTCTCAAGGAGGCAATCCAAATCTTGGCAGAACGACACATCAGCGGTCTGCCAGTAGTCGAACAAACTGGCAAATTAGTCGGCGTTATCTCGGAAACTGACTTGATGTGGCAAGAAAAAGGGGTAACTCCTCCGGCTTACATCATGTTTCTAGATAGCGTGATTTACCTGCAAAATCCAGCCACTTTTGAACGAGACCTGCACAAGTCTCTGGGGCAAACGGTTGGGGAAGTAATGACCCAAGATGCCATTACCATTACCGAGGAAAAACCTTTACGGGAAGCCGCTGCGCTGATGCACGAGCGAAATGTTCGCCGCTTGCCGGTGATTGATAAAAATGCTCAGGTGATTGGTATCCTCACCCGTGGGGATATTGTGCGAGCAATGGCATCTGAGGTGGATTAA
- the thiL gene encoding thiamine-phosphate kinase — protein sequence MKIRDIGEQGLLERLQRFCPPEVVGDDAAVMTIQPGQELVVTTDVLVDGTHFSDRTTSPEDAGWRAAAANLSDLAAMGALPLGITVGLSVTGDTSVTWVERLYQGLTECLQQYNTAIVGGDICRSSVITVAITAFGQASPTQILRRSNAQVGDAIIVTGVHGASRAGLELLLHPEFGQHLSETDKASLIETHQRPKPRLDVLPFLWEILDSPPKIQNPKSKIPVAGMDSSDGLADAIVQICRCSRVGAHVERSAIPRPHALTQLVPAEQALNWALYGGEDFELVLCLPLEKAQALIKRLGKEAAVVGKITTGSTVLLGDSTGIYPDQQLTLSQSFQHF from the coding sequence ATGAAGATTCGAGATATTGGAGAACAAGGTTTATTAGAACGATTGCAGCGCTTTTGTCCGCCGGAAGTTGTGGGGGATGATGCGGCGGTGATGACCATTCAGCCCGGTCAAGAATTGGTAGTGACGACCGATGTACTGGTAGATGGAACTCATTTTAGCGATCGCACCACTTCCCCAGAAGATGCTGGCTGGCGTGCTGCTGCTGCCAATTTATCCGATCTAGCTGCAATGGGGGCACTGCCTCTAGGCATTACCGTAGGTTTGAGCGTCACGGGTGATACATCTGTCACCTGGGTTGAGCGACTCTATCAGGGACTCACCGAATGCTTGCAACAATACAATACAGCGATCGTCGGCGGCGATATTTGCCGCTCATCGGTGATTACCGTCGCGATTACCGCCTTTGGTCAAGCTTCCCCAACTCAGATCCTTCGGCGCTCAAATGCTCAGGTTGGGGATGCTATTATCGTCACTGGCGTTCACGGAGCCTCACGAGCTGGTCTAGAATTACTGCTTCACCCAGAGTTTGGTCAACATCTCAGTGAAACTGACAAAGCATCTTTAATCGAAACTCACCAGCGTCCCAAACCTAGGCTAGATGTGTTGCCGTTTTTGTGGGAAATTTTAGATTCCCCGCCCAAAATCCAAAATCCAAAATCTAAAATTCCCGTGGCTGGCATGGACAGCAGCGACGGTCTAGCAGATGCCATTGTGCAAATCTGCCGGTGTAGTCGAGTGGGTGCCCATGTCGAACGCAGTGCAATTCCCCGCCCTCATGCCCTTACCCAGCTTGTGCCTGCCGAGCAAGCTCTGAACTGGGCTTTATACGGTGGTGAAGACTTTGAACTGGTGCTGTGCTTACCTCTGGAAAAAGCCCAGGCGTTAATCAAACGACTGGGCAAAGAAGCCGCTGTGGTCGGAAAAATTACTACCGGCTCAACTGTCTTATTAGGAGACTCTACCGGCATCTATCCCGACCAACAACTCACCCTAAGCCAAAGCTTTCAGCATTTTTAA
- the nadD gene encoding nicotinate (nicotinamide) nucleotide adenylyltransferase, with the protein MQNLGILGGTFDPIHWGHLLMAETAFSQAALNQVIWVPSRRPPYKVAVEFEHRAQMVQQAIADHPNFVFSPLETNCTRSDYAIHTLLDLQILYPDSRWHWIIGTDAFRTLPRWHRRQELVPACEWLVAPRPEELPIPMDDNRGNLLCQQIVQQLATQDLTIRWQLLKMPKVSISSSLIRQYCRQEQSIRYLVPEAIRVYISTHNLYGGEI; encoded by the coding sequence ATGCAAAACTTGGGAATTTTGGGTGGCACCTTTGATCCCATTCACTGGGGACACCTGTTGATGGCGGAAACTGCCTTCTCTCAGGCGGCTCTGAACCAAGTCATTTGGGTACCGAGTCGCCGTCCTCCCTACAAAGTGGCAGTGGAATTTGAGCATCGCGCTCAAATGGTGCAGCAAGCGATCGCAGACCATCCAAACTTTGTTTTTTCCCCTCTAGAGACAAATTGCACCCGTTCAGATTATGCCATTCATACCCTCTTAGACCTCCAGATTCTCTACCCTGATAGCCGCTGGCACTGGATTATTGGCACGGACGCCTTCAGAACCTTACCCCGTTGGCATCGACGGCAGGAACTTGTCCCTGCTTGTGAATGGTTGGTGGCACCACGTCCAGAAGAACTGCCGATCCCGATGGATGATAACCGAGGAAATTTGCTCTGCCAGCAGATTGTTCAACAGCTTGCCACCCAAGATTTGACGATTCGCTGGCAGTTGTTGAAAATGCCGAAAGTGAGCATTTCATCAAGTTTGATTCGCCAGTATTGTCGCCAAGAACAGTCGATTCGTTATTTAGTCCCAGAAGCTATCAGAGTGTATATTTCCACTCACAACCTCTACGGAGGAGAGATTTGA